The following DNA comes from Musa acuminata AAA Group cultivar baxijiao chromosome BXJ1-4, Cavendish_Baxijiao_AAA, whole genome shotgun sequence.
TGATCTCTTCCATTAACCACCCTTACAGGATTCCATAAGTACCTATTTGTTCGTTGATATGCAGATTTTCCATAAATCACATTTGTTAAAGTTGCGTGTGGCTCCTTCTGAAACTGCAATGACTGATGTTTTTCGGGAGGTGAGTATTTTATTTTGTGAGCATATATTAGTTATTTGAATGCATTCTTCTCATGGTACATATTATTTTGGCCATACTGTAGATTTAGTGCTGATCTGTATTTGTCTGTTCTGGTCATCATAAATTGTGGGTATTTAGGCTATTAACATGTGACCACGTAAACTGTTTAGCTTATGGACATTGTGCTGTTTGACACCTAGATCTTGTTAGTTAGCACGAAATCTGCAATTCTTTTCTGTAGCTGAATAGCTGCTCATTTAGAGGAAACAGAACCAGATAGTTGCTGTCCTGGGGCTGCTACTGCAAGTTCCGGCAGGATAAAATTTTCAGCTTGCTGGGTGATCAAAAGGTTGGTCAAGggtttaaaacaaaaaaaggcTGGTCAAGAGTCAAGAGCTCCAGATTTGTCATCAAAGCTGGGAGATAATAGTTGTCTTCAAAGCTGGGATATTATGGCTGTATTGCTGTCAGAGAAGTCAAAGGTTGTTGATTGGACTTGGCCCATCTGCAATACCTTGCTCTGATAGCATGTGAGATTTACTTCTTTTGCCAATCAGATACAAAGGATTGCAGTCTGGCAATGGGATTGCCAGATACAAAGATTGCTACTGTGTTCCTCTTATTATTCTTGATCTGCTTTAAGTGTGTCGAGATTATTCAGGTATCCTTATATCTTAACTCAATCATCATGCCTTTGAAGATGGATTCCTTTCCTTTGGCACATTTTATTGGAGTACTCTGACATCATACTTgttgatatattatatatattctgCCAACCGATACGATATGACCATCCTATCAGGTTTTATGCAATTAGAGGAGAAAAGGTCTCTGAAGTTGTCAGAACAATTCATCTAAACTTTCTCTCATAAAGTACATGGTAACATCTACACATAAGCCCTTACTGGTTGTTATGATGATTGTTTCACTCTCAACAAGGGTCAACACAGGTCTAGGGTGGATCTGGCTTGAATTTGCTGCCGGTCACATAAAAAACAATATGATGGTGCTTCGATTAAATAGTGACATTGTCCCCACCAAAGTTGAATGGCAGAAAAAtcaaggttcgctgtaccgtaccgtaccagcgtttcgacccaagctcggtatggtacggtaccggtgtaccgggttgTACATtagggtgtaccgaacaattttatacttttcatactgtagcagtgctacagtatagtactgtagcactgtaacggTACTGGACGGTCTGCGTACTAGTAActtatcggaccggtatgtactgcccggtatgggcggtacgcttcggtatgacagaccttgagAAAAATACTCCTTGTTGGATGAGCTTGAGTTGTTTGGGACATACCAGTTATTGTATTTGGATAGTTCAGACATGGAACTTGCTGAAACAGATAATCATCCCACCAAACAATTCTTGGTCTTAAACGTTTAAGAAATTGCAAGAAGCTTATATCTGTTGACTGCTAATTTTTTAATGGTATAATTTGATTGACGTGTCATTGACTATCAAAATGTGAAATTTATACCACCAGAATAAACTCCTTTTCATTACTTCTTGTGGTCTAGTTACTCAGCTTTGTTGGTTTCTTTTTACACCAGATAATGCATATATCATTTTTCATGCTGTATTTATTGCTTGCAGCATTTGTAGTTTAGCAACCATGTTTTCTTTGCAGGTAGCGATCATGAAAATGTTGGACCATCCAAATATAGTTAATCTCATTGAGGTCATTGATGACCCAGAAACAGATCACTTCTATATGGGTATCCTACTATGACTTTCTCTGTAGCTTTTTTAACTTAATTGTTGCTACTTCTCCTATTGGAAGTTATACATGCTCCTTGTTGGTTATTGACTTGATAACCATGGTTTAATGCTAGCTCTTCTCCTTTGCAGTACTGGAATATGTCGAAGGCAAGTGGGTATTCGAGGGTTCTGGTGCAGGTAATAATTTAGGAGAAAGTACCACTAGAAGATACTTGCGAGACATAGTTGCTGGCCTCATGTATCtccattctcatgtaagatgtACATATAATTGTTGGTTTTGTACTTATAGAGCTACTTTCGGACTTGTCCAAGTTGAGTTTAGTTTGATTCTACATGTATTAAGTCCAATCTGAGTGGTTTTTGTAATCTCTACAAACAATAAATGGTTATTGAGCTTATTTGACCATTAAAATGACACAAATTTAGGATCAGTTTGTTCAGGTATTAATTTCCTGTTTGGATTTTCAAGATGATGTTTCTTCTGAAAAATAGTTCAATTTATTTGCACAGACAATACTCAATTAGTGAGCCTTATCCTACCAATGTAGCTACATCTCTTGTTATTGAGGCTTAACTTGAGTGGTATGTTGGTTGGCTTATTTTTTGGGTGAAGTACTGGTTAAGGCAATTATGAGAAGTTCTATTCCTTCGTTTCCTGTTTCTTTTTTCAACTTATTCTCCTTACTATGCAATTAAAATGGTTAGAGATCAATTTATTTGAGTAAAAGGTAGATCCATGGGCGTGACCAGACTTTTGGAACATCTATAATCTATGATGATATATTACCTCCAAAATCTtaacaaaaaaggagaaagaaagaaggaaattcAAAGTTTCccactaaacaaaaaaaaagctaTGAGATCTTTTTAACTTTGTACTAAAAATGATCTTGAAAGTGTTTTCCAaattaatttaaaagttttaCTGGCCTagtttcttgatatcattattttaagTTCAAATTGATGTACATGTTCCTCTTGGTATGTCATATATATCTTCCAAAATTTTTTGAACACTATTAATGGTTTTCCATGTTTTACTGATTGCTTATTAAATTGGTACTGAGTCATTAGTTGTATGACTTTCCAATATATTTGTATCATTAAGACTCTAGATAAGCTAGAACTTTGAATATGCAGGATACATGTCCAGTGTCATTCTATAGTCTATAGGCAGGGATTTGTTTTtacaaaatgatttgaattagatGAACATAAGTTAGTGCTATAACCTTTTCATATCATTTATACAAATGATGGGTCATGACATGTATATTTCTAAATTCTAATAACATTCTATAGTTCCATCACTTTGTCTAGTGTCCTAAAGTATAGCATTAAGTAAAACTAGAATATGCTTAAAAGTTTGGCTGGGTTAGCATTTGATGTACTAAACAATAGACGAACCTATTCATGTCAGCTGACAGTTGAAACTGTTTGGAAGAGATGCAAAATATTGCTTGGACTTATTCAGTTTGACTGCTCATTCCACCTTCTTGATTGTTGTGTATGTCATACTAGTTCTGTCATAAGTGCAGAATGTCGTCCATGGAGATATTAAACCTGATAACCTTTTGGTGACAAGAAACAACAACGTAAAGATAGGGGACTTCAGTGTTAGCCAGGTCTTTGAGGTACTGTTGATTTgtcattttttccttttgctgttTAGCACTGAATATTATTTTTGATGCAACAGCTAGAAGTAGCTGGTCATAGATTTTTGCCCCGATTACTGGTAGGCAAAGTTACTAATTTCCTCAGTTGCTCCAAAGAATGAACCTTTCACAATTTCCAGGCTCTAATACTGTCAACACCACATTATACtctataaattcatgtatgatcaATCACATGAGGGATTTTTGCACAGCATGACACTGAAATTATTTGCTCATTTTTTAAAACTTCAAGCTTTAAAGATTGATTTCTTAGATGCTTAATATGTAATTCTTCTTCCTAGTTTAATGCTCCTCTGTTTTTCTGATTATTTCACAACTGAAAATCTAGATGTGTTTTATAGTATTTACTATGTATGCTTGGCCTACCCAACTGCATTAGCTAGTGGTGTTTGATCAAATAAAAATGCccaaattttaataaattatttgagTGCAGTCTTGGTAACTATTTTTACATCTTATTTTCAAGCCATGCATTATCGGAGAAATATCAATGACCTTCagacttttgcttctttttataTGCATCATTAGTAGTTCAAAAGATTCAGAGATATAGGTTTTGTTATCTTTATGTAGTTTGTCAAGGACTGCTTTACATTCAGTCACACTGAACCTACACCCTTTGATACTGCTTTTTTATCTTCTTGCTTTGGCTCAAACTGAGTTTAAGAGACAATGTAACTACTTTCCCTCCTTATATATAGAGGAAAAACGACCAGTACATGAGATAAAAGGAAAACAACCGGGAGAAGTAAATCTTTTGTTATGTAATTGTGGTCAAATTAATCAGATATAGTTTTTAGAGGTCAGGACTAACTCGAGCTTAGTTCCAAATGCCATCTAGTTTGTTGGAAAGCCAGCACATATCTTTGGTCATGAAATTTTAGCATATATTATATATTGATCAGTGTTCTCACTGTTAAATCCAATGAAGTTCACATGCATATGGATATCAATAGGTGTTACTGTGTTGACAGACAGGAGATATTTTGACCAATCAACATCAAACTAAATTCAGAAACTTAACAAccaaacataaaaaatttaacaCTGATGAAAACTTTCAATGTCTTGATCGATGATCAAATatgtaaaaggaaaaataaagagaggagagattgAATGAAAAAATATACAGTGGTTTTGTATATTATTTCATTCATACCTCCACCAAAGAATTGGATTTCAAATTTTTGATATACCAAGATAGGTGAGATTGATGATCATAAAAATATGTAGTATAGCACTTAATGCATAAACAAGAATTGGATTGGATAGATCCTGACTCATTGTCCTATTCAATTATGAATCAAACTATTGCTTTCTGGTCATCAAATTTCATGCTCAGTCGATATTTGGTTCCAACTGCATCATATTGTGTCCGGTACTCTCTGTTGACACTCCTATCCTATGGTCCAAGGAATCCAGTACACTTGTTCAAATACAATTACTCAGACACATTTTAAGTATATGCTCTTTATAATGATTTTCTGTCCTCTCTATCTAGAAGTTAACTATGGCCTTCACTTGCGCCCATACTCTAGTGGTTAGTCTACTTTCTATTTCTAATATGTTATTAGATGTTATATTAGCTTGGACTAAGTGTTATTTTGCTGATATTACTCTTTTTTTGTTGTTCTTAGTTGATAGCCAtgctaaaaaatataaattcatgTGTAAACTGCAGGATGATAATGATGTGCTCTGGAGATCCCCAGGAACCCCTGTTTTCACTGCACCTGAATGCTGTCTAGGTGAGTAAGACATGATAGCATGTTCTAGTGATATAACTCATGTAATGGTACAACATTCCCTTGATACTCTTATACAGGTTTAACCTACCGTGGTAAGCCTGCCGACACATGGGCCCTAGGTGTCACTTTGTATTGCATGATATTCGGGCAATATCCTTTTCTGGGGGATACACTTCAGGACACATACGACAAGGTTCGACCTTACTCCACTAGTAACCTTTTCTTTTGCTGATTGTTTAGCGATGATCGAGTCTAAAGTGATTCTTTTGCATGCTGCGTTAGATTGTCAACAGCCCGCTGATCATTCCTGATGAAATAAATCCACAACTGAGAAGTTTGCTAGAAGGGCTTCTCTGCAAAGGTTGGCTGCAGTTCAGTTTTCTATATTTTCCACAAAATTTCTCTTGATTCTTATCGTTCCCTATTATTTTCACATGGCATACATGTGCTGCAGATCCCCAGAACCGGTTTACCTTGCGTGTTGTATCGGAGCATCCTTGGGTCGTTGGGGATGAGGGTCCGATCCCGGAGTACTTGTGTAAGTGCAGGCGAAAGTCTTCTGCGTGAAAAATATGGCTGGAGCATATCTTGTCTTGGCTTGTGAGTTTGCTTGTGAAGCCTGTACAGATGATGGTAGTTGAAATATGAGACTTTGGTGGCTATAAATATAATGAAGAGCATCAACCAAAAGAAAAAGTCCATGCACTCATCTTAGTTATGCTTTCTGGGCATTAAAAATGTTGATCCAGTTCTACTATTTTCGTACCTCGCGAAGATAGCAACTTATCTTCGAGAATAACAAGAGAGAGTCGGCAAATATGCGTGGACGATTTTATTACTTGTTGGCACCCCGCCTTGATAAAATCCTGTTGGACTTGCTAACATATGTTTTTTATCctgttgtgtgtgtgtgagagagagtgagagagagagagagagagagagggagggagggagggagggagagagcttTCCACTTAAAAAGTTGTTCGACAGAACCATGCACTTTCAAGGTATGAATGGTGTGGCGAAGTCACACGACTCCCTCTTACCAAAATAAATCTGCTAACAAGATTGGCGCAAGCAACATTTCAGTATTTTGCCAGACCCGTGATATGGGGAGAATCGTCCTCGCCTCAGGCCAGCATTTAATTGACAGTAGGTAGATCAGCTGTGGCTGTCAAGAAAGGATTCCTGTGAATCTGTGAACAGTTACGTGTAAAATTGAGATATATattgtaaaaaataaaattattcgtTAAGACGATGaatgtttatatattttttaagaattttttaataatatacttTAATtacaaaatcaaataaattactcAAATTCTAGATTTATtctcaaataaaaaaattgagaatGTAAGGAATATAAGGAtgttatttcatttgtttctattATGATCTTTCATTGTAAGATTGTGTTTTTGTCGAGATGTCAATTTTGAACTGATTTAATTGAAATATATTGTGAGTAAGAGGTTTTGTGAGGGAGCCAATTAGTTGATCAGAAGTATATATGTGAGAAACACGTAATTGATGCATGATAAGTTTATCTCTAACGAAGTGGAAACCGATGACAATATATTTTATGTATGAGTTATTGGCGCATAGGTGGTGTCGAtactattataatatattatagaagTGGATTGGAAAGTGATGTCAAGTTTCTATAATGAGAGGTGTATTTGAGAGGGTCTAAGGTATAATCATATAAATTTAATGATATATGTTGTTTGAGTGGCTCGAATTGCTAAAAGCCCATGGTTTTGGAAGGAAAACATAgactcaataaaaataatattatatgatataaagactttttaagTTTGAGGATTATAGTACTATAAAGCTTTATGTTTAAGAAAGTATTTTACGAAGATGTAAGGCTTGGATCCTGGTATTAACTTATGTGAAGTATAAGagcggataacataaacaaccaaatactttGTATTTTTGAATGTTTAGGattttgtaaaataatttttcaaatgatgaGTGGTATTGTAGAACTGGGGTGAGCATACAATTAATGAGGTAAACTATAATTTAAAAGGCTGCTGACCAAAAGGTTGGTGATATGAAGGCTTGGTGTAAAAGAATGAGATCAGTTTCAATTATATGTCGATGCTTTTGTACGGTAGGGCCAACTAGTTGAGGTGTGTTTAGTAGTGAGTTAAGATGTTGCATACCATAGGATGGAGGTAGGTTTTTAGAACTTAGTATTTACCTCATTCATCAGAGTAAATTATTTTAATGGtagaatggaagaagttttcgacTATCTTTCTATAGCGAGTAAGAATTACGGTAACTTCAGATTTATATTTGAgagtataattatatatttagtaAATTAATCTACGAAAATGACATCAAATTTGAAAATGTCAAAAGTGATTAGGGCAAGGCCCCAGACATCGGTGTAGATAATTTTAAATAGTATGGAGCAGGATATCGAAGACATTCTAAAGATAGTCtataacttttattactaaggCAAGCATCACAATAAGTTACAATTCTTCTTGATTTGGAAGTTACAAGAAAGTAACAAGAAATTAGCTATTGTTGAATGGAGGATAATGAATGACTAAGgtgacgatgccatacatcaattAGAGCAACACTTGAATTAAGAGTGGTTGATTGGGTGATTTGTAAAGCTGATGGTTGCTCgaagatattatttttattttgacttcAGACCAAGGATACTCTAGTGTTCAAATTCTTTATAAGAAACAAGTAAAGAAAGATTTCAATAGAGGTGTTATTTTGTTTGCAtaattgagaaacaaaaatgagaTTCCTTTTAATATGaggtatatataaaatattatcgagTGTAAAAGTGTTATCGTCACTTTGAATTAAGTATTGTGGAACCAATATGAGTAATATGGATTCTGTTATCGTCACcaatgatgatgtcttcattgCCTCCATAGCCATTATAGATGGATAAGTTCTGCAGATCAGAAGTGATACGATGAGAAGAGTGAGAGTCAATAATCTAATTATTTGGATGAGTAATCAGAGTAGTCATGATGTTTGCTTGAGGTCAATTGGGTGTAGTGGGAGGCTTGGGTCGAAATTAACAGACTTTTGCTACATGTACGATTTTGTCACAAAGCTGATAGAGAACTTTTTGTTTATTGTTATTGTTGGGACGCCATAGCTGTTGATAGTTATAGTGTATGTTATTTCTTAAGTTATGAGGATTGAAGTTGCTACCATGATTGAAGGGTTAGCATAATGGAGGATGATGGCTCGATGTGTTACCTATATGTCCCGGAGGTATCTTGTTCGGTCTTTTGTTGAAGTTATTATTACTTTGATTGCTCTTTCTTTTGAACTTTTGATTGAATTGAGCTGTGATAGTTAGTCCTGtcatcttttcttctcttttcaaatATGTATCAAGATCAATCAATTTGTTATATAGTTCTTCAAATAACATCAGTGAATCTCATACCTGAATTATTGTCGCTAATTTCTTATATTCGTCTCTTAGGTAATTGAGACTATGGACAATGACTTCTGGGGATGACTTATTAAAATCAAGTCATTtataataacttttatattttatatataatcaataatagtATTGCTCTCTTAAGTTATTTTTATCAGAGTTAATAAAAGACTTAGTATAGAGTGCGAGAGTGATTGGCCAGGGTGGCTTGTAACTTTGTTCATGCTTTCTACAGTACTACACAAAGATATTAGTGGTACTATGGAGTCAATAattgaggcttgaattgcttgtaGAATAAGACAGATCTTATCATAACCATAACTTGTGATTAAGATTTGTTATTGGGCTTGGTTTTCTTGGTATTTGGATCTTTTGTGGTGGACAATTAAAAGAGTCACCGATGTAGTCTAATAGATAATATTGAAAGAgaagataatttgaaggggatttgAGTTGCACCATTCATAGATATAAGTCGTGTgtattgaaaaaaattattgtttcGTATGAGAACAATAATTGGAGAGATAGTCGCGCATTGTTGGAAGGAGGAAAAAAAGGTCCTTTCTTGCTACAACTGCACAAAAAGATTGATAGTTGATGGTGGTGCCCTTTGGAATTCCAATCCTTGCCGTCACGGAGTGATCTGAGCgggtgaggaagaagaagaggaagaaccaACGTCGGATGTGGTAGGAACATCCTCTTCGCATTGTTCACAGTGTGTCTAGACTTTGGAGTTGTCGTCGACTTTATCATGGAGGCAGCTCTTCGAGTTGGAGGAGCATAGGAGCGTCCACTGTGCGACCACGAGAGAAGACACGTGGGCACAAGAGAAGGCGACGGGGCGACCATAGTGGGGTCCGTCGATAGAGTAGTCGCTTCTGATCTGTAGAACGCGAGAGGAGGCGACAACAACAGTGAGAGGCGATAGGTTATGACTTGCAGCCAGGAGGAAGAGGTTCAACTGGCGAAGAGAATAAACCGTCGAGCAAGATGCAATGGTCGATGAGGAAGAAGGGGGCAGTCGGGGCACAGGAGGTTCACTGGTGACGAAGAAGTGGGAGGTTCCTAAATCAGATTTGCACAGGAGGGTCGAGGCGGCGAAACCGTATAAGCAAAGCCTCGCGCCGCTTCTTTGGGTAGGTGGCAACGGTGACTCCGCACAAGGAAACATAGGGCATCGAAAGGGAATCAACAGTAACCGCTTCTTTGGATGATGGCAACAGATCTGAGGAGGCAGTGAACAAGCAAGCAACCTTCTAGAGGTGGACGGAGGGCAACGCGATCGGCCCGGAAGGCATCGAACCAAGTGAAGGTGAGGGAGTAGACATGGGATCGATCAACGAAGATTGCCTAGCAAAAGCGAATATACACAACGAATATGATCGATGAAAAGCAGAAGGTAGGTGATCATTGAGGAGAAGCAAGGGTACGATCATCGAAATCAACATCACCGGGGGTGGCAGATTAGATCAACGTTGTCGAAGGACTGATTAGATCTGTTGATTGATCAAAGCAGAGGAACATTGAGTTGATAGCTACAAATCTGTGCAGCATCGATAGAGGGTAGAAGAGTGCCAGAGAAGAGGTAGCACCGAGGGATCTCTGTGTAGAagcaaaatcaattggtaaagaaATGGGATCGACAGAGTTGAGGAGTTAGAAGAAACCGACAACGATATATTAACAGAAGGGAGGGATTGTTgttactagaaaaaaaaaaaaaaaaaaaaaaaacttgctcgaGCCAAAAGAACCTCTAATACCATATAGAATTAGGAAATATGTTATAAAAATTGATGAATTTTATCCATtgaaatgatgattatttatataaattttgagaaaaaaatttctTCAATCATGCACTTAAATTATACAATCATTCAGATCCTAAATTGATCATTAAATCATAaattgattgaaaatataaagatATCATTCAATATAAGTGATCTTTTATTACAACTATTATACTATAAAATTTAATAGATTCAAAATATaaaggttcacaaaattcatcaaCTTCCAAGTTCCAAATATGTCATAAGATAAACACGTAAAGATGAATAACCAACCATTGATGAATAGATAAGCTGAAGTAATGCTATTAACAAATGACCAATGGAATCAAAGGTAACGTGGTTCTCCATGGAATGCCTCGTCGACTGTAATATATGGCCAAGGACTTCCAGATACATCGTCAGCTACACACATACTGATGAATAAGCAACCCCACAGTTTCGTTATGCTACTAACAAAGGGCGCAAAGGTATCAGAGGCTAAGAGCTCTGTGTAGATGGTTCCCAATTAGAATAGTTAAAGAGTCCAACTGCCTCTCAAAAGTCTCGGTGGAGTTCGTGGCCATCTAGACTCGATTTCTGCTGTGGTCAATGAGTATATGATGATGGGGCCATGCATGAGAAGAAAAATCAACTGTGCTGGAAGTTACAGGTCAACGCAACCTACACCCATCTGACAAACTACCATGGAGGATAACACCTCAGTTGGCAGCAAAAGCAGCTTCCATTGCCTGTAGGATGCTAGCAGTGTCAAACTTGAAGTTTCTGAAACTTTTGCCAGGTCCATTATCGGACTTTTGTGGTTCAGATCCAAGTCTGAGTGGTGCATTGTCTGAAGGCATCCCGCCATCTGCATTATTCTTGGCCTTCCAGACGGAAGTTCCTGCTAAAGCTTGAAAGAGCACTCAATCAGTCGGAACATAAAACTCTGTTGATTGGTTGGTATAGGGTCTAAAGAGGCGATATATAACTCTGTCGACTGACTGCACTAGGACTTGGATTTTAGTTCACTTTGCCACTTTAATGAAATGCCCTTGAAAATTTTTCCGTTTTGCATAGTGTTTAGAGAGAAAAAGGTGCTGAAGGGGAGTTGCATGAAGGTAGGCTAAGTCGAAGCTGACAAATGAAGTTCGTGAGGTAGATGCTGGAAATGGTGACAGTAATGATCTCAACATGATGAATACTTATCAAGCAAAGAGAATTATAACGGACATTCT
Coding sequences within:
- the LOC135658675 gene encoding serine/threonine-protein kinase GRIK2-like isoform X2, with the protein product MCWDSVSITDLIDMGCCGCFGFLRKRHRSLMPLRGSGAPLSQEFLLPENMDDADGIFYNGDYANTLDGSDTDLQRPSKRSEEIISDRAKKGLICREVPVKETRKVIVSEDNSGNKMVNEYIRECKIGSGSYGKVVLYRSIKDGKQYAIKIFHKSHLLKLRVAPSETAMTDVFREVAIMKMLDHPNIVNLIEVIDDPETDHFYMVLEYVEGKWVFEGSGAGNNLGESTTRRYLRDIVAGLMYLHSHDDNDVLWRSPGTPVFTAPECCLGLTYRGKPADTWALGVTLYCMIFGQYPFLGDTLQDTYDKIVNSPLIIPDEINPQLRSLLEGLLCKDPQNRFTLRVVSEHPWVVGDEGPIPEYLCKCRRKSSA
- the LOC135658675 gene encoding serine/threonine-protein kinase GRIK2-like isoform X1, with amino-acid sequence MCWDSVSITDLIDMGCCGCFGFLRKRHRSLMPLRGSGAPLSQEFLLPENMDDADGIFYNGDYANTLDGSDTDLQRPSKRSEEIISDRAKKGLICREVPVKETRKVIVSEDNSGNKMVNEYIRECKIGSGSYGKVVLYRSIKDGKQYAIKIFHKSHLLKLRVAPSETAMTDVFREVAIMKMLDHPNIVNLIEVIDDPETDHFYMVLEYVEGKWVFEGSGAGNNLGESTTRRYLRDIVAGLMYLHSHNVVHGDIKPDNLLVTRNNNVKIGDFSVSQVFEDDNDVLWRSPGTPVFTAPECCLGLTYRGKPADTWALGVTLYCMIFGQYPFLGDTLQDTYDKIVNSPLIIPDEINPQLRSLLEGLLCKDPQNRFTLRVVSEHPWVVGDEGPIPEYLCKCRRKSSA